The window CAAGGCAGCACGCCAGATCGCAGTGCTCGTCGTCCAGCAATGCCAGCAGCAGATGTTCCGGCTCCACAAACCAGTGCCCCTGCGCCCGGCTACGCCCGGCGGCCTGTTCCAGCGCGTACAGACAAACCGGGTTCAGCCGCTGTACCAGCGCTTTTAAGTCCATGTTGTATTCTCCTTAAGATGCTGTCGGCAGCTGAATGATGACTTCCTGCGTCCACCGAGCTGTGCGGTGCGTCCGAGTCGCGGCGGGTTGTTGCGGGTGAGCATAGCGTCGAGCGCCAGCGTGCCGCTTAATACCAGTTCCAGTGTTATTCCTGCGCCAAACCAGACCTGGCCCAGCCAGGCCAGGGTCTGAAATCCCTCGCCGCCGGGTAAAAATGTCCGCCACTGCGTCTCGCTGTCGACCTGCAGATGCACCCGCAAAGCCGCATGCTGGTTCCAGGCGCGCCTTCCCGCCACGCTGTCCCGCCCAAGGCGGCAACCGATACGTCCCTGTGAAGCAGGCGGCAACGTCTGCCAGCGACCAATAAATTCTTCAGCGCGCAGCGTGACGTTCAATACCGCTGCCGCGAGAGCGATAAAGCCCTCTGTCGAACGCCTGCGATTTGCCAGCAATCCGCTCTGCGCCAGCAATCGGGGCGATCCATACCGCATTGCCGGTGAATCAAAGCCGCACAGCGCGCGCATAATCGCGAACCCTGGCGCCTGTTCCCGCGTGGCATAGGGGGGCGCCAGCCGCCAGAGACTCAGGCTGCGGCAATGGTGTTCAATCAGCCGCCGCTGAAACAGGCTGAGAAAATCCTGCGGAGCGGCATTTTTATCCTGAGTCGCCTGCTGCAGCCACTCCAGCCAGTCGTAAGGCAGCACGCCGTCGGCGCCGCCCGGTCCAAGGCTGCATACCCGCAGATGACCATCACGCTGTACGCCAACCTCCGCAGGCGCGAAGGCCAGTCCCGTGTCACCGTACAGTTCGGGGAGGATGCCGCTCAGTTCAATCAGCCTGACGTATTGCTCCAGCGAGAAGCTCCACGGCTCGCGACGCAGACGCTCAATTACGCTGATAGCGCCGTTTCTCCGGTGTCGCGCCATAGCGGCAACGTCCTCCCGTCATCCTGTAAGACACATTGAACAAAGCAGTTCGCCGTGGCGTTCCGCGCCAGATAGCGGGCGATAATCGCGGCAAACAGCAGGCGGCTACTGGCCGTAAAAGCTTTCGGATCGAGCGTCAACGTCACACGAAGGCCGTTATGCCACCCGCGCCAGGCCTCGCCGCCGCGATGTTCGCTTACCCGTTCGCAGCGCAGGTCGCTGATGCCGTTGATCTGCTGCCAGACGGCAGACGACGCGCTGGACGGAGCGTAGAGCGACAGCATCTCCTTCAACGAAGCGAGCGCCGTTTCGCCATCGGTGAGCGACAGATGATTAAGCGCCAGCGACGAGACCAACCGCCAGCGCGCGTCACGCCGGGCAATGGGAGAGGAAGGCGCCGTTGGCGTTCCCAGAAGACGCGCCTGCGCTACCGGACCAGGCAGTGCGAATGCGAGAGGGGTGCCCGCCGCCAGCGACAGCGCCGTCTCGCCGTTGCTACACCACAGCCGGGCCGTCAGACTGGCCTCCTCCGCTGGCTCTGCCGGATCAAAACAGCTGTCCACCAGGGTCAACCACAGCGTATTGTCCTGCATGCGATGACGGCGCGTATGCCAGAACCAGCGGCTTTCACTGTGTCCCTGCGCCGAATAATAAGGGGGGACGCGCCATGCCGACTCCTGATTGCTCATCCACAGCGCCTGGACGCGATAAATCTGCACGGCGCTGTCGTTATGGTCCGCTACCAGCCGCTGTTCGCTGCGGGTATGTTCAGCGATCAGCGGTTCCGAGGTGCGGGCAAAAAGATTAACCAGGGGCGCGCAGCCGGGGCGTATATCATCCGGCTGCAGAGGCTGCGCGGTTGGCGGAGCGCAATCAAACGGGATCAGTAACGTCATAGTGTCGTCTTCCGCGCCTGGCGGCATCGGCAGATCGAAATACATCAGCGCCTGTGGGCAATGCATCCACGCGCTCAGCGCCACTCCGCTGGCCGCCGTAGCGGCATCGAAAGGCAAAATATCTGACGCATTGCGTACGCCCACGGGCTGCGGACGCCGGGGTCCGATAGCGTGGGCATAAAGTAAATCGAAAAGAGCGGCGTTAACCTGCGGTGAACCACAAAGATGTACGCGCAGCGAACTCATCGCCAGTTGCGAAAAACGATACGGCGCCAGGCAGCGCAGCCGAATACGCAACGCGCTTCGCGCATCCGCCAGCCCGCTGTGAAGCTGTGCGGTCGCGGCGTCGCACCAGGCAAGCTCGTCGATCGCCACCGGCCACAGGGTCTGCTCCAGCGCGGTCCGCCACCAGACCGTTTTCCCTTCGGCGTTCAGCGCATACAGCGGCGTTCCTGCGGGCATCGTATAGCCACGCGTCAGATCGCCTGCTAACGGATCGGGGATGAAACAGGCGGTAGCGGTTGAGGGAAAAGGACGCATCAGATGCGGAGAGAGCTGTTCCAGCAGCGACTCGCTCAGTTCGCCGAAGCCGTCGTCCAGCCGCTGGTGCAGGCGGGCGCTTTGCAACGCGAAACCTTCCAGCAGACGCTCAACGTGAGGGTCCGGGCAGTCAAATTCGCTTAAACGCAGGCGCGCGGCCACCTGCGGATGACGGCGGGCAAAGTCGCCGCTAACCGAACGCAGCCAGCGTAGCTCCTGCAGGTAATTATCAAGCAGTCGATCGTCCATTGATCACCCCTTGTATCGTCTATTGCCAACTACCGTTGCGCCAGGCTAACTCCAGTTGTAGCGGGGCGTCGTCGTGCCAGAGCTGCGCATCGATATGCAGCGCCAATGCCTGCTGGCCCGCCTCTTTCACGCTCACCGTCAGCGCCACAATTCGCGGTTCAAGACGCAAGATCGCGCTGCGCAACTGGCGGCAGACGCCGTTAAGCACCCGTTTGTCGCTCACGTTCAGACCATGCCACTCGGGAGCGCCCCAGATAAGCAGCGGCGGTAATCCTTCGGTCTGCTGCGGGGCGCGGGTATTAAACAGGCAGATCAGTTCACGGCGTACCGATTCACGCGGCGAAATATTCTCATCCACCAGTCTGTCGAATAGCGCAACCGGAATGGCGGGCTGCTTCATCAACGCCCTTTCTGGTTCATCGCCATATCCCAAACGGAAGAAGAGTTACCCTCTTTTTGCCCGGCCGATTTCTGAGCGGTGATCTCCCATTTGATTTTGGTGAAGTTCAGCGACATTGTCTCCACTGGCTTACCGCCGGATCCGCCGCTGACGTTGAGCTGAGAAATAATGACATTGTTTAAGGTGTAGACAATAAACGGCAGCATATTGCCATTGTCGTTACGGCACAGCGTCAGTACCGCCGTGGGGATCACCTTCCCGCAGCAGCAGTATTCGTTGAGCACCGGGGTAGAGAGATCGACAAACTTGGTCAGAGAAAATTCGCCAACATGGGCGCGCCCGGAGGTGCGCTCGGTGTTACTGACGTCGTTCGTCACCTGCATCGCCACGTTATGGCTGTAGGACATGATCTCGAGCTGTTTCTCAAATCCTTTTACCAAGCTCTCGCCATCAATGCCTTCCAGCTTTAAAAAAATTGCATCCATCATTTATTTCCTTATCGATCAGGCCGCAGCTGGCGGCGGCAGTTCCGCGACCAGGCGAATTGAAGTAGTGAGTTCTTCGAGCTGGAAGTGCGGGCGCAGGAACACAACGGCGCGGTAAACCCCAGGTTTGCCGGGCACTTCACTCACGTCGATACGCGCTTCACGTAGCGGATAACGCGCCTTGATCTCCTGAGGAGCGGTATCACGCAGCAGCACGTAGTCAGCGATCCAGTTATTAAGATAGCTTTCCACCTCGTCGCGACTCAGAAAGCTGCCGACCTTATCGCGCATGATCACCTTCAGGTAGTGCGCAAAGCGGGAAGCGGCGAAAACATAGGGCAGCATCGCTGAAATACGCGCGTTGGCGTTGGCTTCCGGCGTGTTGTAGATTTTTGCCTGATTGGTCGTCTGCCCGCCAAAAAAGGCCGCCGTATCGGTGTTCTTTTTGTGGCACAGCGCGATAAAACCGAGATCGTTAAGCTCTTTCTCACGACGATCGGTAATGGCGATCTCCGTCGGGCAGCGCAGGCTGATATCGCCGGAAGGGGTGGAAAAAGTGTGAGCCGGTAGATGCTGCACCAGCCCGCCGCCTTCCACACCGCGGATTGCCGCACACCAGCCATAGAGGGTAAATGCTTCGGTGATCCGGTTAGCCAGCGCCCAGGCGGCGTTGCCCCACAGGTATTTGCTGGCATCCAGTCCATCCACGTCTTCAACAAAGTTAATCCCTTCCACCGGCAGAGTATCCGGCCCATAGGGCAAACGTTGCAGCACGTGCGGCAGCACCAGCGACACGTAGCGTGAATCTTCGCTTTCGCGGAAGGCCCGCCATTTGATTAACTCGCTGCTCTCGAAGATTTTCGCCAGATCGCGCGGGACGCTCAGCTCGGCAAACGATCCCATGTCGAACAGGCGCGGGCTGGCGGCAGCGATAAACGGCGCGTGGGCCGCGGCGGCAACCTGCGAGATTTTTTCCAGCAGCGCCACATCCTGCGGGTGGCGGCCAAACTCAAAGTCGCCAACCAGGACGCTGTACGGATTGCCGCCGAAAGTGCCGTACTCCTCTTCATACAGCTTTTTAAACAGCGTGCTCTGGTCAAATTCAACCGCCTTTTCCAGATCGTCCTGCAGCTCTTTACGCGAGACGTTGAGCAGGCGCAGCTTCAGGCGGGCGCTGGTTTCGGTATTCATCACAAACTGATGCAGGCCGCGCCAGCTGGCCTCCAGCCTCTGCATGTCGGGGTGATGCAGCACTTCGTTAAGCTGGGCGCTAATCAGTTCATCAATCTGCGCGATGCGATGGTTGATCATCGCGACAGTGTCGTTTTCCACCGCCATGCCTTCATCGAGAATTTGCGTAGCCAGCTCTTCCAGCATGTCGCGAGCGTAGGTTTGCTGAAGCTCATCCCGCGCCATGCGGCCTTCCTGAATAATGCGATCCAGCACGCTCAGCGTGACCGTCTGGCCGCTGGTTTCAGCCTGTTCCTGAACATTTTCCATTGTTCGTCACCTCTTCGGTTAAACGTTTTCCGTCGTAGAGTTTTTCTCTGCCGGACGCAGCGCCTGCAGCTCCGCATTGTCATTGACCACCTGCTGCAGCAGCGTGTCCAGATCGTCGTTGCCGTCCAGCTTGGTCAACAGATCGCGCAGGCGCTGGCGGGCAAGAAAAAGACGCTGAAGCGGCTTAACCTGGTTGATAATGTTGAGAGGGGTAAAGTCTTCGAATGTTCTGAAATTCAGTTCAACGTTGAGCTTGCTGTCATCGTTCGCCAGGCGGTTATCCACCTGAATCGCCAGGCGGGGGGAGATCGAGGAAAGTACGTCATCAAAGTTATCGCGGTCGATTTCGACGAAGCGACGTTCGCGAAGTTTCTGCGGCGGGGAGGCTGGCTGACCGGACAGATCGGCCAGAATCCCCACCACCATAGGCAGTTCTTTTTTCTCAACGGCCCCGCCGGTTTCCACGTCATAGGTAATTTGAACGCGCGGCGGTCTTATTTGGTTGAGTTTATGTTGAATGCTTTCGGCCATAATCAAATCCTTTTTGAGCAAAGTATCCCTGACACCATAAATACGGTACCATTTATTCGAAAACACGGTCTATTAACAGCTTCTTTTATTATAAAAAAACATAACAATAAGCAAATATCAATCGGATTTTTTTCGCAAGAAAATCGCCTGGCTGACAAACCAACAGGACAATACACTTTTCACCTTAAAATCAAAACATTATAAAACAATCTATTTAGGTTATTGATATTTACATGCTGGGATATTCATATTTCAAATAACTGGCCGAACGTTTTTATTTATACGCAACGCAGTATAATGACTTAAATCAAAAAACAAATCATCGATATTAATTACTTTCTTTACCGGAATATAAAGGGAATTTATATGAGCCACAGCATCAGCCGTTCAATATATCTTATTTTATTGATTTTATTCTGTATGCAAACGGGCGGCTGCGCATTCTGGCAAAAACGAGTGGAATTGAATGCGGTACAGATAGACACAGCGCCTGATGCCAATGATAACGCGCCCGTTGCGGTGGATATCGTCGCCATTGCCGACGCCGCTCTGGTCCCCACCGTTCAGTCGCTCCCGGCGGCGCAGTGGTTTAACGCAAAATCGCAACTGCTGCGCGACGCGCCCGATGGTCTCCGCGTCTGGTCACTGGAACTGGTTCCCGGTTCTCGCTACATCAGCGAAGAAAACCCGCTGCGCGACGCGCCGGCGGAGGCCATCGTATTGTTCGCCCGCTACCGCAGCGCAGGCGATCACCGGCTGCGGCTGGATAATCTTGATTCACTGCATTTGCTGTTAATGACGGATGAGGCGGTTATCGCGCCTGTACAAGGAAAGTAATATGAACGCAATTCCCGAAATGGTCTGCTGGTATGAAGGAATGGCGATGCTGCCGCAGCATTTTCAACTGCAGTCGCTGCGCAATGAGGCGCTCGCTGCGGCTCTTGCCCATAGCGCTAACCCCTACTTCTGGGGCGTTAAGCGGATGGAAGTGGATAACGCGTCGCTGTGCGCAGGCACGCTGCGCCTTCTGCGTCTGGAGGCAATCATGCCCGACGGCATGCCGGTGGATTATGACATCAGCCGCGATCCGCCGCTGGAATTCGACTGCGTCAGCCTGCTGCCCGCGCTGCCCGACAGCGCGCACACTCTGTATCTGGCCGTGCCCCCGGCGAATCGCGCCGGGATCTGGCAACCCATGGACGGTCGCTACCGATCCATTAGCAGCGCACCGCTGCCCGATCTCACCAGCGGCGAGTTCCCTGAGAGCATTCCGCTCTGGCAGCCCGCGCCACGGCTGGTCAGCCAGCATGAACGCGCCGATTTCGTCTGCCTGCCGCTGATACAGGTGGTTTATACCGAGGGGGGATTCCAGCAGAACGACTGGTTCGCTCCCACCCCGGCGCTGGACAAAAATAGCTATCTTATCCGTCATACCCGCCAGCTCTGCCTGCAGGCGCGGGAAAAAATCCTTTTTCTCAGTCGGGAGATGCAGCTGGCGCAGCAGAATCAGCAGACCACCGACTGGCTGAGCCTGGCCCTGTCGCTGCAAAGCCTGCAGGGCGCTTTGCCGCTGCTGGAATGCCTGCTGAACAGCGGCAAGCCCCATCCGGTGGATCTCTGGCGCGCCCTCTGTCTGTTCCTCGGCCAGACGGCGATTCTCAACGAAGAGAAAACGCTGCCGCTGCTGCCGGGCTTTGACTACCAGAATATGCTGCCCGCTTTCATCTCGCTCTTTAGCCTGCTGAAAGCACAGCTTGCCAGCATCCGACGCCGCCTGCTGCGGCTGAACTTCAGCAGCGAGGAGAATCACTTCGCCCTGTCGCTGCCGAAAGGCCTTAACGCGGGCGATCGGGTCACCATCGGCGTGCTGATGCCGAAC is drawn from Citrobacter rodentium NBRC 105723 = DSM 16636 and contains these coding sequences:
- the tssB gene encoding type VI secretion system contractile sheath small subunit, whose translation is MAESIQHKLNQIRPPRVQITYDVETGGAVEKKELPMVVGILADLSGQPASPPQKLRERRFVEIDRDNFDDVLSSISPRLAIQVDNRLANDDSKLNVELNFRTFEDFTPLNIINQVKPLQRLFLARQRLRDLLTKLDGNDDLDTLLQQVVNDNAELQALRPAEKNSTTENV
- the iraD gene encoding anti-adapter protein IraD; the encoded protein is MKQPAIPVALFDRLVDENISPRESVRRELICLFNTRAPQQTEGLPPLLIWGAPEWHGLNVSDKRVLNGVCRQLRSAILRLEPRIVALTVSVKEAGQQALALHIDAQLWHDDAPLQLELAWRNGSWQ
- a CDS encoding Hcp family type VI secretion system effector, which encodes MDAIFLKLEGIDGESLVKGFEKQLEIMSYSHNVAMQVTNDVSNTERTSGRAHVGEFSLTKFVDLSTPVLNEYCCCGKVIPTAVLTLCRNDNGNMLPFIVYTLNNVIISQLNVSGGSGGKPVETMSLNFTKIKWEITAQKSAGQKEGNSSSVWDMAMNQKGR
- the tssK gene encoding type VI secretion system baseplate subunit TssK, which translates into the protein MNAIPEMVCWYEGMAMLPQHFQLQSLRNEALAAALAHSANPYFWGVKRMEVDNASLCAGTLRLLRLEAIMPDGMPVDYDISRDPPLEFDCVSLLPALPDSAHTLYLAVPPANRAGIWQPMDGRYRSISSAPLPDLTSGEFPESIPLWQPAPRLVSQHERADFVCLPLIQVVYTEGGFQQNDWFAPTPALDKNSYLIRHTRQLCLQAREKILFLSREMQLAQQNQQTTDWLSLALSLQSLQGALPLLECLLNSGKPHPVDLWRALCLFLGQTAILNEEKTLPLLPGFDYQNMLPAFISLFSLLKAQLASIRRRLLRLNFSSEENHFALSLPKGLNAGDRVTIGVLMPNGCALPAETWLHQCLIASQPFLATLRRQRMHGMNIAPLATQQRGEWETDPAIALFTLTLTAQWFAKEMPLIVAPLHKTDGAPERITLYCQENHDVGHA
- the tssF gene encoding type VI secretion system baseplate subunit TssF; amino-acid sequence: MDDRLLDNYLQELRWLRSVSGDFARRHPQVAARLRLSEFDCPDPHVERLLEGFALQSARLHQRLDDGFGELSESLLEQLSPHLMRPFPSTATACFIPDPLAGDLTRGYTMPAGTPLYALNAEGKTVWWRTALEQTLWPVAIDELAWCDAATAQLHSGLADARSALRIRLRCLAPYRFSQLAMSSLRVHLCGSPQVNAALFDLLYAHAIGPRRPQPVGVRNASDILPFDAATAASGVALSAWMHCPQALMYFDLPMPPGAEDDTMTLLIPFDCAPPTAQPLQPDDIRPGCAPLVNLFARTSEPLIAEHTRSEQRLVADHNDSAVQIYRVQALWMSNQESAWRVPPYYSAQGHSESRWFWHTRRHRMQDNTLWLTLVDSCFDPAEPAEEASLTARLWCSNGETALSLAAGTPLAFALPGPVAQARLLGTPTAPSSPIARRDARWRLVSSLALNHLSLTDGETALASLKEMLSLYAPSSASSAVWQQINGISDLRCERVSEHRGGEAWRGWHNGLRVTLTLDPKAFTASSRLLFAAIIARYLARNATANCFVQCVLQDDGRTLPLWRDTGETALSA
- a CDS encoding type VI secretion system baseplate subunit TssG, whose translation is MARHRRNGAISVIERLRREPWSFSLEQYVRLIELSGILPELYGDTGLAFAPAEVGVQRDGHLRVCSLGPGGADGVLPYDWLEWLQQATQDKNAAPQDFLSLFQRRLIEHHCRSLSLWRLAPPYATREQAPGFAIMRALCGFDSPAMRYGSPRLLAQSGLLANRRRSTEGFIALAAAVLNVTLRAEEFIGRWQTLPPASQGRIGCRLGRDSVAGRRAWNQHAALRVHLQVDSETQWRTFLPGGEGFQTLAWLGQVWFGAGITLELVLSGTLALDAMLTRNNPPRLGRTAQLGGRRKSSFSCRQHLKENTTWT
- the tssC gene encoding type VI secretion system contractile sheath large subunit; translation: MENVQEQAETSGQTVTLSVLDRIIQEGRMARDELQQTYARDMLEELATQILDEGMAVENDTVAMINHRIAQIDELISAQLNEVLHHPDMQRLEASWRGLHQFVMNTETSARLKLRLLNVSRKELQDDLEKAVEFDQSTLFKKLYEEEYGTFGGNPYSVLVGDFEFGRHPQDVALLEKISQVAAAAHAPFIAAASPRLFDMGSFAELSVPRDLAKIFESSELIKWRAFRESEDSRYVSLVLPHVLQRLPYGPDTLPVEGINFVEDVDGLDASKYLWGNAAWALANRITEAFTLYGWCAAIRGVEGGGLVQHLPAHTFSTPSGDISLRCPTEIAITDRREKELNDLGFIALCHKKNTDTAAFFGGQTTNQAKIYNTPEANANARISAMLPYVFAASRFAHYLKVIMRDKVGSFLSRDEVESYLNNWIADYVLLRDTAPQEIKARYPLREARIDVSEVPGKPGVYRAVVFLRPHFQLEELTTSIRLVAELPPPAAA